The Nitrospirota bacterium genome has a segment encoding these proteins:
- a CDS encoding cytochrome c — MKLMKMALIVSVMMLLFPLISPAAEEDPTLEPGYYPQEYKDMKNPVQFNLAALREGRKLYKGHCEVCHGVNGDGKGNAAIIGKYKPMPRDFTNSSIMTKRSDGMLFYSVSKGVHGTRMFAREEIMKPEQRWAVIHYIRTFSKGEDKKDLQQN, encoded by the coding sequence ATGAAACTAATGAAGATGGCACTGATAGTATCCGTAATGATGCTGTTATTTCCTTTAATTTCTCCTGCTGCTGAAGAAGACCCGACTTTAGAACCTGGTTATTACCCCCAGGAATACAAAGACATGAAGAACCCGGTACAATTTAATCTTGCCGCCTTAAGGGAAGGAAGAAAGCTTTATAAGGGTCATTGTGAGGTATGTCACGGCGTCAACGGTGATGGTAAAGGAAATGCAGCCATAATCGGCAAGTATAAACCAATGCCCCGTGATTTTACCAATTCATCCATAATGACAAAGAGGTCGGATGGAATGCTTTTTTATTCTGTTTCCAAGGGTGTTCATGGAACAAGGATGTTCGCCAGGGAAGAGATTATGAAACCTGAGCAAAGATGGGCAGTCATACATTACATAAGGACATTTTCAAAGGGAGAGGATAAGAAGGACTTGCAACAAAATTAA
- a CDS encoding phosphoglucosamine mutase, protein MRKLFGTDGIRGVANVEPLTAEMSVRLGRAAAYFFRKKKNKIGHHRIVIGKDTRLSGYMFEGALTAGICSMGVDVLLVGPMPTPAIAFLTRSFRADAGVVISASHNLFEDNGIKFFSEDGFKLPDDYELEIERLIYSGEIDNLRPVGEGLGKAFRIDDAEGRYIEFVKNSISKGLDFEGIKAVVDCANGASYKITPTVLRELGADIVTTGVKPDGVNINLDCGSLHPETVQSLVRANNAHIGIAHDGDADRLILVDENGDIVDGDKVLAMCAIEFKRSGRLSHDTLVATVMSNFGLDIAMKEAGIRVVRTQVGDRYVMEEMIKNGYNLGGEQSGHLIFLDYNTTGDGLITALQVLTLLKKSGKRLSELASGMKTFPQKLVNLKVKEKKPLDTLHDFNRVVKESEKRLEGRGRIVVRYSGTETLLRIMVEGETHEEISEIIETVSDAVNEYIGIV, encoded by the coding sequence ATGAGAAAACTATTCGGAACGGACGGCATAAGAGGGGTGGCAAATGTTGAACCGCTGACAGCTGAAATGAGTGTCAGACTTGGAAGGGCTGCAGCATATTTCTTTAGAAAGAAAAAGAATAAGATCGGCCATCACAGGATAGTGATTGGAAAGGACACACGTCTGTCAGGATATATGTTTGAAGGCGCGCTGACTGCCGGTATTTGCTCGATGGGTGTTGATGTGCTGCTGGTTGGCCCAATGCCGACTCCTGCAATTGCCTTTTTAACCCGCAGCTTCAGGGCAGATGCAGGCGTTGTCATATCCGCATCCCATAATTTATTCGAGGATAACGGTATCAAATTCTTTTCTGAGGACGGTTTCAAACTGCCGGACGATTATGAACTGGAAATAGAAAGGCTTATCTACTCAGGGGAGATTGACAATCTGAGGCCTGTTGGCGAGGGGCTCGGAAAGGCCTTCAGGATAGATGATGCAGAAGGCAGGTATATCGAATTCGTAAAAAACAGCATATCAAAAGGTCTGGACTTTGAGGGTATTAAGGCAGTTGTGGATTGCGCAAATGGCGCGTCTTACAAGATTACCCCGACAGTGTTGAGGGAACTTGGGGCAGATATTGTAACAACAGGTGTCAAGCCTGATGGGGTCAATATCAATCTTGATTGTGGTTCACTGCACCCTGAGACAGTTCAGTCTCTTGTAAGAGCTAATAATGCCCATATAGGCATCGCCCATGACGGGGATGCAGACAGGCTGATACTGGTGGATGAAAATGGTGATATAGTAGACGGCGACAAGGTGCTGGCAATGTGTGCCATTGAATTTAAAAGATCCGGCAGGCTGTCTCATGATACTCTCGTTGCAACGGTAATGAGTAATTTCGGGCTTGATATAGCGATGAAAGAGGCCGGTATACGTGTTGTCAGGACACAGGTTGGCGACAGATACGTCATGGAGGAGATGATCAAAAACGGCTACAACCTGGGTGGAGAGCAGTCAGGACATCTGATATTCCTTGATTACAATACAACCGGTGACGGCCTGATAACAGCACTGCAGGTATTGACTCTGTTAAAGAAGTCCGGCAAAAGGCTTTCTGAACTGGCTTCAGGCATGAAGACTTTTCCTCAAAAATTGGTTAATTTAAAGGTAAAAGAAAAGAAACCCCTGGATACACTGCATGATTTTAACAGGGTCGTAAAAGAGTCTGAAAAAAGACTGGAAGGAAGGGGACGAATTGTTGTAAGATACTCAGGTACCGAGACCCTTCTGCGTATAATGGTCGAGGGAGAGACGCACGAAGAAATTTCCGAAATAATTGAAACTGTTTCTGATGCAGTAAATGAATATATAGGGATAGTCTGA
- a CDS encoding hemerythrin domain-containing protein, translating into MVATEALKKDHRLIEKMLDILQKVAKKLDQGGDVPAESLNNASGFIKIFADNYHHGKEEELLFRAMEERGFPREGGPIGVMLIEHDEGRAYTRALAAAVERYASGDSAAKKDIAENSRNYSNLLSQHIPKEDGILYMMADNILPDSFQEELLKKFEIVEKEKLGEGGWQKYADLVERLARELA; encoded by the coding sequence ATGGTTGCAACAGAAGCGCTGAAAAAGGACCACAGACTGATTGAAAAGATGCTTGATATTTTACAAAAGGTCGCAAAAAAGCTTGACCAGGGGGGTGATGTACCCGCTGAATCCCTGAATAATGCGTCGGGATTTATCAAGATATTCGCAGATAATTATCATCATGGAAAGGAAGAAGAGCTCCTTTTCAGGGCAATGGAAGAGAGAGGATTCCCAAGAGAAGGCGGACCAATCGGCGTGATGCTCATTGAACATGATGAAGGACGCGCTTATACAAGGGCATTGGCTGCAGCTGTAGAAAGATATGCCTCTGGTGACAGCGCTGCAAAGAAGGACATTGCTGAGAATTCCCGGAATTATTCAAATCTGTTGTCACAGCATATCCCTAAAGAGGATGGCATACTCTACATGATGGCAGATAACATCCTGCCTGATTCCTTTCAGGAAGAACTCTTAAAGAAATTTGAAATTGTGGAAAAGGAAAAACTTGGAGAAGGCGGCTGGCAAAAATATGCAGACCTTGTAGAAAGGCTTGCCAGGGAGCTGGCATAA
- a CDS encoding cytochrome b N-terminal domain-containing protein codes for MKSDGSNNKKRSFWLDQIERSVNLRWIINWFGLSTGFLYGELDDRLDLRSALQKILKKPVPKHVNFWFCFGGFTFLLFLTNIITGILLLMYYRPTIDQAYDSIVHITNNVPFGWLVRGFHHWAANIMVITVLVHMIRIYFHGAYKHPRDMNWVIGITLLLLIMAFGFTGYLLPWNQVSFWATTIGAEIPSTFPVLGKYFTYLLKGGDSVGQLALTRFFAFHVVILPWITVGLLAMHFLMVRRLGISGPL; via the coding sequence ATGAAATCTGACGGCAGTAATAATAAGAAAAGAAGTTTCTGGCTGGACCAGATTGAACGCAGTGTAAACCTTCGGTGGATTATAAACTGGTTTGGTCTCTCCACAGGTTTTTTGTACGGGGAACTTGACGACAGGCTTGATTTGAGGTCAGCCCTTCAGAAGATACTCAAGAAACCTGTACCCAAACATGTAAATTTCTGGTTTTGCTTCGGCGGCTTTACGTTTCTTCTTTTCCTGACAAATATTATAACCGGAATCCTTCTGCTGATGTATTACAGGCCGACAATTGATCAGGCATATGACAGCATAGTCCACATAACAAACAATGTGCCTTTTGGATGGCTTGTACGGGGCTTTCATCACTGGGCAGCCAATATAATGGTAATAACAGTTCTGGTACACATGATACGGATATACTTTCATGGGGCATATAAACACCCGAGGGACATGAACTGGGTCATAGGGATTACCCTGTTATTACTCATAATGGCCTTCGGATTCACAGGCTACCTGTTGCCATGGAATCAGGTTTCATTCTGGGCAACCACTATCGGTGCAGAGATCCCGTCAACATTCCCCGTTCTTGGGAAATATTTTACCTATCTCCTGAAAGGCGGGGATTCGGTAGGCCAGCTTGCCCTGACAAGATTTTTTGCCTTTCACGTAGTAATACTTCCATGGATTACGGTCGGACTCCTTGCAATGCATTTTCTGATGGTCAGAAGACTCGGCATATCGGGTCCATTATAA
- a CDS encoding ribonuclease HI family protein, protein METTRHSVLTIYTDGVARGNPGEGGFGVIIKDADGTIVEELGGYIGVTTNNIAEYTALLTALKAALKYSDGKIIVYSDSELMVRQLNGLYKVKNEGLLPLYQEAKRLTSNFRHFIIEHIPREKNKEADLLANRAVNTKAAIPFFRTK, encoded by the coding sequence TTGGAAACCACAAGACACAGCGTCCTGACAATCTATACGGACGGAGTTGCAAGAGGGAATCCCGGTGAAGGTGGTTTTGGGGTAATCATAAAGGATGCAGACGGGACCATAGTTGAGGAACTCGGCGGGTATATTGGCGTTACTACGAACAATATCGCAGAGTATACGGCCCTGCTTACTGCACTGAAAGCCGCTTTAAAATACAGTGACGGAAAAATTATTGTATATTCTGATTCTGAGCTTATGGTAAGACAGTTAAACGGGCTTTATAAAGTGAAGAATGAAGGTTTGCTTCCATTGTATCAGGAGGCAAAAAGGTTGACATCTAATTTCAGGCATTTTATTATTGAACATATACCGCGTGAGAAGAACAAGGAAGCAGATCTGCTGGCCAACAGGGCAGTTAATACAAAGGCTGCGATTCCTTTTTTCCGGACTAAGTAA
- a CDS encoding Rieske (2Fe-2S) protein: protein MEDVTRRNFLTATINILIGLWAATAAVLSGFAGVRYIWPTEKTAGSPGEDRISFPASDLPDGGMKKVVIGGKPVGIVRSNDKIYALSLICTHLGCIVNWHPEQNRLICPCHAGTYDLNGAVVAGPPPRPLPSYDVRLSGDKVVVG, encoded by the coding sequence ATGGAAGACGTAACAAGGCGGAATTTCTTAACTGCAACAATTAATATCCTGATAGGCCTGTGGGCTGCAACTGCGGCCGTGTTGTCCGGATTTGCAGGAGTAAGGTATATCTGGCCCACGGAAAAAACAGCGGGATCTCCAGGTGAAGACAGGATATCGTTCCCTGCCAGTGACCTCCCTGATGGTGGCATGAAGAAGGTCGTAATAGGTGGAAAGCCGGTCGGCATTGTCAGGAGCAATGATAAGATTTACGCCCTGTCTCTTATCTGTACACACCTGGGGTGCATTGTAAACTGGCACCCTGAACAGAATCGCCTCATATGCCCGTGTCACGCAGGCACATACGACCTTAATGGCGCAGTCGTGGCAGGCCCCCCTCCCCGCCCGCTGCCAAGTTATGACGTAAGGCTCAGTGGAGACAAGGTGGTAGTGGGGTAA